A stretch of Plectropomus leopardus isolate mb chromosome 24, YSFRI_Pleo_2.0, whole genome shotgun sequence DNA encodes these proteins:
- the rgn gene encoding regucalcin, translated as MSSLKVECVVKADAQIGEGPVWEESEQTLLFVDISGRKVHRWSPTTNQIQSVETGDMVGFAVPRRSGGYMAGVGRSIVAVDWSTQKMTPLVEVDEDKPNNRLNDGKVDPTGRLLAGTMGKEARPAVVSKHQGSLFSVTSDLTVTKHLSQVDISNGMDWSLDQRTFYYIDSLALTVDAFDYDPNTGGIGNRRVLYHMEEGEGLPDGMTVDTEGRLWVACYNGGRVIHIDPATGVRLQTVSLPVMKTTSCCFGGPDYSDLYVTSASLGLDQSERRQQPLAGGTFRVTGLGIKGRPSNSFSG; from the exons ATGTCATCGTTGAAGGTCGAGTGTGTGGTGAAGGCGGACGCTCAGATTGGTGAAGGGCCGGTGTGGGAGGAGTCAGAGCAGacactgctgtttgttgacatcagCGGGCGGAAAGTCCACCGCTGGAGTCCGACGACCAATCAGATCCAGTCTGTGGAGACAG GTGACATGGTGGGGTTCGCGGTACCTCGCAGGTCAGGTGGTTACATGGCAGGCGTGGGTCGCAGCATCGTGGCTGTTGATTGGTCGACTCAGAAGATGACGCCGTTGGTGGAGGTCGAcgaggacaaaccaaacaaccGACTGAACGACGGGAAGGTGGATCCGACCGGACGCCTGCTGGCAG GTACGATGGGGAAAGAGGCGCGACCTGCGGTGGTTTCCAAGCACCAGGGATCTCTGttctctgtgacctctgacctcaccGTGACCAAACACCTGAGCCAG GTGGACATATCTAATGGGATGGACTGGTCTTTGGATCAGAGGACGTTTTACTACATTGACAGTTTGGCTCTGACCGTCGACGCCTTCGACTACGACCCAAACACCGGAGGCATCG GTAACCGTCGTGTGTTGTATCAtatggaggagggggaggggcttCCAGATGGGATGACGGTGGACACAGAAGGTCGTCTCTGGGTGGCCTGTTACAATGGAGGACGAGTCATCCACATTGACCCTGCTACTG GTGTGCGTCTGCAGACGGTCTCTCTGCCGGTGATGAAGACCACCTCGTGTTGTTTTGGAGGTCCGGACTACTCTGACCTCTACGTGACCTCAGCAAGTCTGGGCCTCGACCAGtcagagaggagacagcagcCGCTGGCTGGAGGCACCTTCAGG GTGACCGGACTCGGGATCAAAGGTCGCCCTTCAAACTCGTTCTCTGGATGA
- the vps16 gene encoding LOW QUALITY PROTEIN: vacuolar protein sorting-associated protein 16 homolog (The sequence of the model RefSeq protein was modified relative to this genomic sequence to represent the inferred CDS: inserted 4 bases in 2 codons; deleted 3 bases in 2 codons) — MAFITATWNPLGEAFYRKTELFEMCWTLRDSLRDCLVAAAPYGGPIALLREPHRRSPSSRPQLEIYSASGVAIASFPWKSGPVVHLGWTVSDELLCIQEDGSVLIYDMFGSFKRHFSMGQEVVQSQVLEAKVFHCSSRFTLATNIDDLKLRRLPEVPGLQGKPSCXVVLTQDRQTKVLLSNGPELYILDNTSCTAVCPPGLSPQAGSIIHMSXSFSYKYLALFTDTGLLWTGSSHLQDKLSEVDIKKTTPPKQMVWCRRPKSQQPSVVLMWDRLLMVVGVCHDTIQFPVEDPCVLVGELDGVRIISSTGQELLQEVPLVCQDIFKIASMAPGALLLEAHREYEKSSQKADEYLREIKEQSMLGEAVRQCVWRRQDTIMFSLGSIISVVVLLVFHAMSFGKCFLTDFSADPFVSTSAENSRVLNERRQREQRGAAAHTHSVQQKDLSDEAIARAVCVKVGDSPGVSYSHIAAKAYECGRTELAIKLLDSEARSHLSLSVSSCWTRRPGLTCLCLCPAVGLGGPVSPVSVCVQLLDSEARSHLSLSVSSCWTQRPGLGSHLSAAVKSMYTVVTYLKNEMNRGDFFMTLGTSRSLSADRRVSHLLLLSVKLLAAETSPPAGHLLCPHHLLLLLITSCWLLVSSSFSSPSADLSAPPILHHPSAPYCVPCVTVLIKFCVQFCKLQEQDTLKDLYNQDDDHQELANYYVTASYREKRLESRLSVLQSAVDEYNKAKNEFSAKATEDEMRLLRFQRKLDDEKGAGLLGLSLQATMEALLALGLHKQAEQLYRDFRVPDKRYWWLKLKSLAEKEEWDELEKFSKSKKSPIGYLAFVEVCMKNNNKYEAKKYVSKVTPEQKVKAHLSISDLEGAADAAIERKNEAEMGAVLSRCPASDRLLIDRLNRARAAVVKK, encoded by the exons ATGGCGTTCATCACAGCCACCTGGAACCCGCTGGGAGAAGCTTTTTACCG taaGACGGAGCTGTTTGAGATGTGTTGGACGTTGAGGGACAGTCTCAGAGACTGTCTCGTGGCTGCAGCTCCGTACGGAGGACCAATCG CTCTCCTCAGAGAACCGCACAGACGTTCTCCCAGCTCTCGCCCTCAGTTAGAGATTTATTCTGCGTCTGGAGTCGCCATCGCCAGCTTCCCG tgGAAAAGTGGTCCTGTGGTCCACCTGGGTTGGACGGTCAGTGATGAGCTGTTGTGTATTCAGGAGGACGGATCAGTTCTGATCTACGACATGTTCGGATCCTTCAAGAGACACTTCAGTATGGGACAGG AAGTGGTCCAG AGTCAGGTGTTAGAGGCCAAAGTGTTCCACTG CTCCTCCCGTTTCACCTTGGCAACCAACATCGACGACCTGAAGCTCCGGAGGTTACCTGAAGTCCCAG GTCTACAGGGGAAACCGTCCTG TGTCGTCCTCACTCAGGACAGACAGACTAAAGTCCTGCTGTCCAACGGACCTGAACTCTACATCCTGGACAACACGTCCTGTACCGCTGTG tgtcCCCCAGGTCTCAGTCCTCAGGCAGGCAGCATCATCCACATGTC GTCCTTTAGTTATAAGTACCTGGCTCTGTTCACTGACACTGGACTCCTGTGGACAGGCTCCTCCCACCTCCAG gacaAACTGAGTGAAGTGGACATCAAGAAGACGACGCCTCCCAAACAGATGGTCTG GTGTCGCAGACCAAAGAGTCAGCAGCCGTCTGTGGTGCTGATGTGGGACAGACTGCTCATGGTGGTTGGAGTGTGTCATGACACCATCCA GTTCCCCGTAGAGGATCCGTGTGTTCTGGTGGGAGAGCTGGACGGGGTCCGGATCATCAGCTCGACTGGTCAGGAGCTGCTTCAGGAGGTTCCTCTGGTCTGTCAGGACATCTTCAAGATCGCCTCCATGGCCCCGGGAGCTCTGCTGCTGGAGGCCCACCGGGAGTACGAG AAGTCGAGCCAGAAGGCGGACGAGTACCTGAGGGAGATCAAGGAGCAGAGCATGCTGGGAGAGGCAGTCCGACAGTGTGTGTGGAGGCGGCAGGACACGA TAATGTTCTCTCTGGGTTCTATAATCAGTGTTGTTGTTCTCCTGGTGTTTCA TGCGATGTCCTTCGGGAAGTGTTTCTTGACGGACTTCAGTGCGGATCCGTTCGTGTCGACTTCTGCAGAGAACTCCCGGGTTCTGAACGAACGCCGTCAGAGAGAGCAGCGTGGGGCTgccgctcacacacactca GTGCAGCAGAAGGACCTATCAGACGAGGCCATAGCGCGGGCGGTGTGTGTGAAGGTGGGAGACTCACCTGGTGTGTCTTACTCTCACATCGCAGCCAAAGCTTACGAGTGTGGACGCACCGAGCTCGCCATCAAG CTGTTGGACTCGGAGGCCCGgtctcacctgtctctgtctgtgtccagcTGTTGGACTCGGAGGCCCGgtctcacctgtctctgtctgtgtccagcTGTTGGACTCGGAGGCCCGgtctcacctgtctctgtctgtgtccagcTGTTGGACTCGGAGGCCCGgtctcacctgtctctgtctgtgtccagcTGTTGGACTCAGAGGCCCGGTCTGGGGTCtcacctgtctgctgctgtgaagTCCA TGTACACGGTGGTGACGTACCTGAAGAACGAGATGAACAGAGGAGACTTCTTCATGACTCTGGGAACCAGCCGGTCGCTCTCTGCTGACAGAAGAGTGAGTCACCTCCTGCTGCTCTCAGTCAAGCTCCTGGCTGCGGAGACATCACCTCCTGCTGGTCACCTCCTGTGTCCTCAtcacctcctgctgctcctcatcACCTCCTGTTGGCTCCTGGTGTCCTCTTCCTTCTCATCACCTTCTGCTGATCTTTCTGCTCCTCCTATTCTTCATCATCCTTCTGCTCCT TACTGCGTTCCCTGTGTGACAGTGctaataaagttttgtgttcaGTTCTGTAAGCTGCAGGAGCAGGACACTCTGAAGGATCTGTATAACCAGGACGACGACCACCAGGAGCTCGCCAACTACTACGTCACCGCCAGCTACAGAGAGAAG aggtTGGAGAgccgtctgtccgtcctgcaGAGCGCCGTTGATGAATACAATAAGGCGAAG AACGAGTTTTCTGCGAAG GCCACAGAGGACGAGATGCGTCTCCTTCGTTTCCAACGCAAACTGGATGATGAGAAAGGGGCGGGGCTTCTGGGACTGTCTCTGCAG GCCACCATGGAGGCTCTGCTGGCGTTAGGACTCCACAAACAAGCGGAGCAACTTTACAGAGACTTCAGAGTACCTGACAAACG ATACTGGTGGTTAAAACTGAAGTCTCTGGCTGAGAAGGAGGAGTGGGACGAGTTAGAGAAGTTCTCGAAGAGCAAGAAGTCTCCTATTGGCTACCTG GCGTTTGTTGAAGTTTGCATGAAGAATAATAACAAGTATGAAGCCAAGAAGTACGTTTCCAAGGTAACACCTGAGCAGAAGGTCAAAGCTCACCTGTCCATCAG TGACCTGGAGGGTGCGGCAGACGCTGCGATCGAACGCAAGAACGAGGCCGAGATGGGGGCGGTCCTCTCCAGATGCCCCGCCTCCGACCGCCTGCTGATTGACAGGTTGAACCGAGCTCGAGCTGCCGTCGTCAAAAAGTGA